A single genomic interval of Oryza sativa Japonica Group chromosome 7, ASM3414082v1 harbors:
- the LOC4343453 gene encoding peroxidase 39 yields MQQLLAMKLILTTLVVAVLALSAGTATATCDTLTVGHYRQSCRAAETIVRDTVKLYFSKDQTVTAPLLRLHFHDCFVRGCDGSVLLNATAASGPAEKDAMPNQSLDGFYVIDAAKAALEKECPGVVSCADILALAARDAVSMAAGNINGASLWQVPTGRLDGRVSSAAEAVANLPSSFADFAKLKEQFGSKGLNVQDLAILSGAHAIGNSHCVSFAKRLYNFTGKGDADPTLDRAYAAAVLRAACPPRFDNATTVEMVPGSSTTFDTDYYRLVASRRGLFHSDQALLQDREAAATVRVMARSSRQAFFRRFGVSMVRMGNVGVLTGAAGEIRKNCALIN; encoded by the exons ATGCAGCAGCTGCTCGCGATGAAGCTGATCCTGACgacgctcgtcgtcgccgtgctgGCGCTGTCCGCCGGCACGGCCACGGCCACCTGCGACACGCTCACGGTCGGGCACTACCGGCAGtcgtgccgcgccgccgagaCCATCGTGCGCGACACCGTCAAGCTCTACTTCTCAAAGGACCAGACCGTCACcgcgccgctgctccgcctccacttccacgactgcttcgtcagg GGATGTGACGGATCGGTGTTGCtgaacgcgacggcggcgagcgggccgGCGGAGAAGGACGCGATGCCGAACCAGAGCCTGGACGGGTTCTACGTCATCGACGCCGCCAAGGCGGCGCTGGAGAAGGAGTGCCCCGGcgtcgtctcctgcgccgacatcctGGCGCTGGCGGCCAGAGACGCTGTCTCCATG GCTGCCGGGAACATCAATGGCGCGAGCCTTTGGCAAGTCCCGACGGGGCGGCTCGACGGCCGcgtgtcgtcggcggcggaggccgtggCCAACCTACCGTCTTCTTTCGCGGATTTCGCTAAGCTCAAGGAGCAGTTCGGTTCCAAGGGCCTAAATGTGCAAGACCTCGCGATCCTATCAG GTGCTCACGCCATAGGCAATTCACACTGCGTCTCCTTCGCCAAGCGGCTCTACAACTTCACCGGCAAGGGCGACGCCGACCCGACGCTCGACCGGGCGTACGCCGCGGCGGTCCTccgcgccgcctgcccgccgcGGTTCGACAACGCGACCACCGTCGAGATGGTGCCGGGGAGCTCGACGACGTTCGACACCGACTACTACAGGCTGGTGGCGAGCCGGAGGGGCCTCTTCCACTCCGACCAGGCGTTGCTCCAGGacagggaggcggcggcgacggtgcgcgTCATGGCGAGGTCGAGCAGGCAGGCGTTCTTCCGGCGATTCGGGGTGTCCATGGTGAGGATGGGCAATGTCGGGGTCCTGACGGGAGCCGCAGGAGAGATCAGGAAGAACTGTGCTCTGATTAATTGA
- the LOC107275918 gene encoding peroxidase 1-like — MMAAIFVVLVAAAAAALVSSSAAQAQLKVGYYGDTCNGAEETVRQEVASVLSVAPYLAGALLRLHFHDCFVRGCDGSILLDSVAGGAVDAEKEAETSAGLRGFDVIDSIKEKLEQACPGTVSCADILALAARDAVHWSNGPFWPVPTGRLDGKISNAAETVDLPPPNSGMAQLQAAFAHKNLTAKDLVVLSGAHTIGFSHCQPFHDRLYNYTGGNRLNDVDPELDPAYLNELRSKCGAAASATANADNPGVMVEISPKRSPKFDTGYYTQVARRRGLFRSDAVLLDDDFTGAYVKKHATGLFDMEFFGDFGEAMVNMGNLQPPPGNDGEVRRKCSVVNY; from the exons ATGATGGCAGCAATCTTTGTCGTgttagtagcagcagcagcagcagctctcgTCTCGTCCAGCGCTGCGCAGGCACAGCTCAAAGTTGGGTATTACGGGGACACATGCAACGGCGCAGAAGAGACCGTGAGGCAGGAGGTTGCATCTGTTCTATCCGTGGCGCCGTATCTCGCCGGCGCTCTCCTGAGGCTCCAtttccacgactgcttcgtcagg GGATGCGACGGGTCGATCCTGTTGGActcggtggccggcggcgccgtcgacgccgagaAAGAAGCTGAAACGAGTGCAGGCCTGAGAGGGTTCGACGTCATCGACAGCATCAAGGAGAAGCTGGAGCAGGCTTGTCCTGGGACTGTTTCGTGTGCTGACATCCTCGCCCTTGCCGCCAGGGACGCTGTTCATTGG AGTAATGGCCCGTTTTGGCCTGTACCAACTGGGCGGCTCGATGGAAAAATATCGAACGCCGCCGAGACGGTTGATCTCCCGCCACCAAATTCAGGCATGGCACAGCTGCAAGCAGCGTTCGCCCATAAGAACTTGACTGCCAAGGATCTCGTCGTCCTATCGG GTGCGCACACCATCGGCTTCTCGCACTGCCAGCCGTTCCACGACCGCCTCTACAACTACACCGGCGGGAACAGGCTCAACGACGTCGACCCGGAGCTCGACCCGGCCTACCTCAACGAGCTCCGGTCCAAGTGCGGCGCCGCTGCCAGTGCCACTGCCAACGCCGACAACCCGGGGGTCATGGTGGAGATCTCCCCCAAGAGATCGCCCAAGTTCGACACGGGCTACTACACGCAGGTCGCGCGGCGCCGCGGGCTGTTCCGGTCCGACGCCGTGCTGCTCGACGACGACTTCACCGGAGCCTACGTCAAGAAGCACGCGACGGGGCTCTTTGACATGGAGTTCTTCGGTGACTTCGGCGAGGCCATGGTGAATATGGGgaacctccagccgccgccggggaaTGATGGCGAGGTCCGGAGGAAGTGCTCCGTCGTCAATTACTAG
- the LOC4343456 gene encoding pre-rRNA-processing protein ESF1, with the protein MAPPGNSDELASSKKVKKSNSKEERKHKKGKHERPAASDEAPTPRSDAKGSKGKKRKHKDGEGEKEHGKRSKERKGEGEAAEARRGDDKVRRAMEDERFAAARTDPRFRAMRRKEAKVELDSRFTSMLTDPRFSSSSAPVDKHGRRRRKKGGRENPMLQYYLNQEEEEEKEKAKLVEEEEEEGDAEEQQGEEESSSSDDDDDDEDEEEDDDDEYSVGSDIAHYLMGRHDDTPMIDKETHRLAVVNMDWDHIKAVDLYMVMTSCLPKGGRVLSVSVYPSEFGLERMKIESTKGPAALVDVNGSDGEYSGGDDDDDDEEEEDSSDTEHDSEAENNKLRTYELNRLRYYYAVVVCDSSATANHLYMNLDGTELLKTSNVFDLQFIPDSMEFKHPARDVATEAPPSYKEPNFETRALQHSKVKLTWDDDEPERKKVLRRKFTDDQLDDLDMYLASDDSASDDEGADNHGDESLQSGAKRKLTREERLALLLQGDKSEEEQTDGEDMEITFNTELEDLSKRILDRKVNNEKTVWEKHQEKMKEKRKSRKRRSKDDDDDGYSSEDGLDEHDDFFDDEMSDEEIKPNKKQKAKAKDKGKGKGKDKLPEQHLEDEATREELELLVAADKDAGNGAKGYNLKRKKGTKGKKGKEQSVEDELPDIDLSKDERFSAMFNSHWFAVDPTDPQYKRSAAFMRKQAGIKGAHEPSLGGRGSGRGTLPPDDVPTDTHDQKPDGTSTEKLETMSAVKSLKRKLTALKNTSKSDR; encoded by the exons atggcgccgccggGCAACTCCGACGAGCTCGCGAGCTCCAAGAAGGTGAAGAAATCTAACTCCAAGGAGGAGAGGAAGCACAAGAAGGGCAAGCATGagcgccccgccgcctccgacgaAGCGCCGACTCCCCGCAGCGACGCGAAGGGGAGCAAGGGCAAGAAGCGGAAGCACAAGGACGGGGAGGGGGAGAAGGAGCACGGGAAGAGGTccaaggagaggaagggggagggcgaggcggcggaggcgaggcgcggGGACGACAAGGTGAGGCGGGCGATGGAGGACGAGAGgttcgcggcggcgcggaccgACCCGAGGTTCCGGGCGATGCGGCGGAAGGAGGCGAAGGTGGAGCTCGACTCGAGGTTCACCAGCATGCTGACGGACCCGaggttctcgtcgtcgtcggcgccggtggACAAGCACGGCAGGAGGCGCCGCAAGAAGGGTGGCAGGGAGAACCCGATGCTGCAGTACTATCTCAaccaggaggaagaggaggaaaaggAGAAGGCCAAGTTGgttgaagaagaggaagaagagggggacGCAGAAGAGCAGCAAGGGGAAGAAGAGAGCTCCAgtagcgacgacgacgacgacgatgaggacgaagaagaggacgatgacgacgag TACTCTGTCGGCAGTGACATTGCGCATTATTTGATGGGCAGGCATGATGATACACCTATGATTGACAAGGAAACCCATAGGCTTGCTGTTGTTAATATGGACTGGGATCATATTAAG GCAGTTGACCTGTATATGGTGATGACATCTTGCCTCCCAAAAGGTGGGCGAGTCTTATCAGTGTCAGTCTATCCATCAGAATTTGGACTTGAGCGCATGAAAATTGAGTCAACTAAGGGCCCAGCTGCCCTTGTTGATGTCAATGGTAGTGATGGTGAATATAgtggtggtgatgatgatgacgacgatgaagaagaagaagatagtAGTGACACTGAACATGATTCTGAGGCTGAAAACAACAAGCTACGTACTTATGAGCTAAACAGACTGAG GTATTACTATGCAGTTGTGGTGTGTGATTCCAGTGCAACTGCAAATCACCTGTACATGAATCTTGATGGTACAGAATTATTGAAAACATCAAATGTGTTCGACTTGCAGTTTATTCCTGACTCTATGGAATTTAAACATCCTGCTCGTGATGTTGCTACAGAG GCACCTCCAAGTTACAAGGAGCCTAATTTTGAAACTCGTGCTTTGCAACATAGCAAGGTTAAGCTCACGTGGGACGATGATGAACCAGAACGCAAAAAGGTCTTGAGGCGAAAGTTCACTGATGATCAG TTAGATGATCTTGATATGTACTTAGCAAGTGATGACAGTGCATCAGACGATGAAGGTGCAGATAATCATGGTGACGAGTCTCTACAAAGTGGAGCCAAAAGAAAGTTAACAAGGGAGGAGAGGTTGGCTCTTCTACTACAAGGTGACAAATCCGAGGAGGAACAAACTGATGGCGAGGACATGGAGATAACATTCAACACAGAGCTTGAGGACCTTAGCAAGCGTATACTTGACAGAAAGGTCAACAATGAGAAGACTGTCTGGGAGAAGCACCAAGAGAAAATGAAAGAGAAACGTAAATCTAGGAAGAGAAGGTcaaaggatgatgatgatgatggctaTAGCAGCGAAGATGGCCTGGATGAACATGACGATTTCTTTGATGATGAAATGTCTGATGAAGAAATTAAGCCAAACAAGAAGCAGAAGGCAAAGGCCAAAGATAAAGGAAAGGGGAAAGGAAAGGACAAACTCCCAGAACAACATTTGGAGGATGAAGCAACCAGAGAAGAGTTGGAGCTTTTGGTTGCGGCTGACAAGGATGCAGGCAACGGTGCAAAGGGTTATAACTTGAAGCGCAAAAAGGGTACGAAGGGCAAGAAGGGTAAAGAGCAATCTGTTGAGGACGAACTTCCCGACATAGATCTTAGCAAAGATGAGAGGTTCTCAGCCATGTTCAATTCTCATTGGTTTGCGGTGGATCCTACTGATCCCCAGTACAAAAG GAGTGCGGCCTTTATGCGCAAGCAAGCTGGGATAAAGGGAGCACATGaaccatctctgggaggtagaGGTAGTGGTAGAGGTACATTGCCACCTGATGATGTGCCTACCGATACTCATGACCAGAAACCTGATGGCACATCCACGGAGAAGCTGGAAACAATGTCTGCAGTCAAGTCACTAAAACGGAAGCTTACTGCATTAAAAAACACAAGCAAGAGTGACCGATAG
- the LOC4343454 gene encoding NDR1/HIN1-like protein 2: MPPYRLPMYRERPAVRCINFLCAVLLTMVLVAGIIMFVLWLSLRPHRPRFFLDDFTIPNLNRQSGAVNLPVRFTVDERNPNQKIGIHYGTIFGSVYYNDLLVASGPVVQPFYQQPKGDTPLAGELTASGPTPGDPAWQRFAGDAAAGSVALRLLLNSTVRFQVQMWDTREHHMKVDCEFGLRGDGTLQQGDKNKQCTLYF, translated from the coding sequence ATGCCGCCGTACCGGCTGCCGATGTACCGGGAGAGGCCGGCGGTGAGGTGCATCAACTTCCTCTGCGCCGTGCTGCTCACCATGGTGCTCGTCGCCGGCATCATCATGTTCGTGCTGTGGCTCAGCCTCCGGCCGCACCGGCCCAGGTTCTTCCTCGACGACTTCACCATCCCCAACCTCAACCGGCAGTCCGGCGCCGTGAACCTGCCGGTGAGGTTCACCGTCGACGAGCGCAACCCCAACCAGAAGATCGGCATCCACTACGGCACCATCTTCGGGTCGGTGTACTACAACGACCTGCTCGTCGCGTCGGGGCCGGTGGTCCAGCCATTCTACCAGCAGCCCAAGGGCGACACGCCGCTGGCCGGCGAGCTCACGGCGTCCGGGCCGACGCCCGGCGACCCGGCGTGGCAGCggttcgccggcgacgcggcggccggcagcgTCGCGCTCCGGCTGCTGCTCAACTCGACGGTGAGGTTCCAGGTGCAGATGTGGGACACCAGGGAGCACCACATGAAGGTGGACTGCGAGTTCGGCCTGCGTGGCGACGGCACGCTCCAGCAGGGGGACAAGAACAAGCAGTGTACGCTCTACTTCTAG
- the LOC4343452 gene encoding uncharacterized protein has product MGNCNCLERARAKVTAWGAEEGDGGEDEFWGATAAEFSGGGGGGARGGVPSTRKKEIIKDGGGGGEGSSSPTRRVKIRMTKGQLRRLLAGAGRGAAVEDVVAEIMSMGDVHVEPVKAEEGGGGRRPPPSPSKLEPIQEDMDE; this is encoded by the coding sequence ATGGGAAACTGCAACTGCTTGGAGAGGGCGAGGGCGAAGGTGACGGCGTGGGGCGCggaagagggcgacggcggcgaggacgagttctggggcgccacggcggcggagttctccggcggcggcggcggcggggcgcgaggTGGTGTACCGTCGACGAGGAAGAAAGAGATCatcaaggacggcggcggcggcggcgagggttctTCTTCGCCGACGAGGCGCGTGAAGATCCGGATGACCAAGGggcagctgcggcggctgcTGGCCGGCGCCGGGAGGGGGGCGGCCGTCGAGGACGTCGTCGCGGAGATCATGAGCATGGGCGACGTGCACGTCGAGCCCGTGAaggcggaggagggcggcggcggccgccggccgccgccgtcgccgtccaagCTGGAGCCGATACAGGAAGACATGGACGAGTAG
- the LOC4343455 gene encoding glycerol-3-phosphate acyltransferase 9, giving the protein MATSSVAGDIELDRPNLEDYLPSDSLPQEFPRNLHLRDLLDISPVLTEAAGAIVDDSFTRCFKSNSPEPWNWNIYLFPLWCLGVVIRYGILFPLRGLTLLVGWLAFFAAFFPVHFLLKGQKMRSKIERKLVEMMCSVFVASWTGVIKYHGPRPSTRPHQVFVANHTSMIDFIILEQMTAFAVIMQKHPGWVGFIQKTILESVGCIWFNRNDLKDREVVAKKLRDHVQHPDSNPLLIFPEGTCVNNQYTVMFKKGAFELGCAVCPIAIKYNKIFVDAFWNSKKQSFTMHLVRLMTSWAVVCDVWYLEPQYLRDGETAIEFAERVRDMIAARAGLKKVPWDGYLKHNRPSPKHTEEKQRIFADSVLRRLEES; this is encoded by the exons ATGGCGACCTCGTCGGTGGCGGGGGACATCGAGCTGGACCGGCCGAACCTGGAGGACTACCTCCCATCCGACTCGCTGCCGCAGGAGTTCCCCAGGAATCTCCATCT GCGCGATCTGCTGGACATCTCGCCGGTGCTCACTGAAGCGGCGGGCGCCATCGTCGAT GATTCATTCACACGTTGCTTTAAGTCAAATTCTCCAGAGCCATGGAATTGGAACATTTATTTATTCCCATTGTGGTGCTTGGGAGTAGTGATAAGATACGGAATACTATTCCCGCTGAG GGGCCTAACTCTTCTAGTTGGATGGTTAGCATTCTTTGCTGCCTTTTTTCCTGTACATTTCTTATTGAAAGGTCAAAAGATGAGAAGTAAAATAGAG AGAAAGCTGGTTGAAATGATGTGCAGTGTTTTTGTTGCTTCTTGGACTGGAGTGATCAAGTATCATGGGCCTCGCCCAAGCACACGGCCTCATCAG GTATTTGTTGCAAACCATACATCGATGATAGATTTCATTATTCTGGAGCAGATGACAGCATTTGCTGTCATTATGCAAAAGCATCCTGGATGGGTTG GATTTATTCAGAAGACTATCTTGGAAAGTGTTGGTTGCATCTGGTTTAATCGCAATGATCTCAAGGATCGTGAAGTGGTTGCAAAAAA GTTACGAGATCATGTTCAACATCCAGACAGCAATCCTCTCCTGATTTTCCCTGAAGGAACTTGTGTTAACAACCAGTACACTGTCATGTTCAAGAAG GGTGCTTTTGAGCTTGGCTGTGCTGTATGCCCAATAGCTATCAAATACAATAAAATATTTGTTGATGCCTTCTGGAATAGTAAGAA GCAATCGTTTACAATGCACTTGGTTAGGCTTATGACATCATGGGCAGTTGTGTGTGATGTATGGTACTTGGAGCCTCAGTATCTGAGGGATGGAGAAACAGCAATTGAATTTGCTGAAAG AGTAAGAGACATGATAGCTGCTAGAGCTGGTCTTAAGAAGGTTCCGTGGGACGGGTATCTGAAACACAACCGCCCTAGTCCCAAACACACTGAAGAGAA GCAGCGCATCTTTGCTGACTCTGTGTTGCGGAGACTGGAGGAAAGCTAA